The sequence GCTTGCCAACATTCCAAACTCTAAAGCGTGGATTACCAACGAGTATGAACACAACGGCTTGAGAGTCGATGGCGAACGAATTGTCGATAAGTTAATGACAATGGTTGATGCGTTAGAAAACCTGCCAAAATAGTCAAACTGTCTACGTTAGAAACAAGAAAACGCTGCATCCGTGCAGCGTTTTTTTATGTCATCGAACTCTGTTTTGCTCAGTATCGTATTAATAACTAAAGCGAGTAAAACAGAGAGTTTAAGAACCGGGAGGGATAGTTCCTAAATTCATTAAGGTTGGATGACGATATCTTGATTTTCAGTGGTCGATAAGCTGGCGCGGTTCTGTTTGATAAGCTGAGCCGCATAAGAGGGAGTCACAGCTTGAATTTCGCCTTTTGAACGAATCGTTAATGCTTCCCACGCATGGTCACGGTATTTGCCTGTTTGTGTATATTCAATAAGTACTCTCATGATTCTTCCATCCGATGTGTGGTTAACGTGCTACTAACATTAGCGCCATTATTGAGGTTGCACACCTGTTAAAAATGGAACATAAGATTAACCAAATGAGAATGCATGTAACTTGAAAAACAGAGCGAATTGGACTTATCGCGAACCGTTATCAATACGGTTTGTCTGCTAAAAGCTAAAAGCTAAAAGCTAGGATAGGAGTCAGAGTTGAGTTTATGTATGAAAATCTTTGTTGTGGAAAAGCCTTTGTTGTAAGAAAACAAAAAACGCTGCGAATTCGCAGCGTTTTAATTTTTGGTTTCCTAGAAAGAAATACTCAGTACCAAGGCGGGTTATTTTTTCAAACCAACAATCTTACATGCAGAAACGACCGCACTTTCAAGGTCTGTTAAACGGCCTGCACTGGCTGGTCCTAGGACATTTGAATACAAGGCTAACTGCTTCTCAAATGATAAATCTAATTGGTTGTATAGATTTTGGCGAATTTGAGCGTGCTGTTGAGGCTCTGCGCTCGATAACCCTTCCAATGTATCGTAGATGAGAGTTGTTGTATCCATAGACGGTCCCTTAGTACATCTTTATAAAATAATGAAGATTATGCACTTAGTCACATCTTTGTTCTGCGATATCGATCTCATTATGTGTGAATTGACTTTATTATGTAATCAGTTAGTTAAAACGTTTGGTGGGTAAAGTGTCTAGATTGGGTGTGATTAGAATATCGAAAACACGGTTGTATCAAAGCTCGTCTGTACTAAAACACAGTTGTATTGGAGACGGTTGTTTTAAAAACTGTTGTATTAAAAACAGTTGAAAGGAGGCCAGAACTTGGCCTCCTGCATGGTTTGTTCGTCGACTAACGGATGTTAATGTTCTTATCTCGACTTTCATACATTTCAGGAGTGGTGTGCAACCCTCCGGCGTAACCTGCAGCTTCTAGTGTTTCTCTTACCTCTCGAACATGCTCTGCCGTGACAGGTTCGTTTCGGTCTCCAAGATTTGAACGCACAAACGTGATTAACTCAGCCAGCCTTTGATCCGACAGTACATCTTCAAAACTTGCCATTGGCATGAAGTTACGGTCCTTGTCGAGATAGGTTGGTTGTAGGCCACGTACCGTTACCGCGATGGTGTTGAATGGATCGCTGTGCATGATGATGCCGTTATTCAACAATGTTGGTGCGATTGGAGCTCGACCCTTACCATCATCACCATGGCATGCCCCACAGGTTT comes from Vibrio bathopelagicus and encodes:
- a CDS encoding PAS factor family protein, translated to MDTTTLIYDTLEGLSSAEPQQHAQIRQNLYNQLDLSFEKQLALYSNVLGPASAGRLTDLESAVVSACKIVGLKK